A genome region from Nitrospira sp. includes the following:
- a CDS encoding acyl-[ACP]--phospholipid O-acyltransferase, translating to MRGLLIAQFCGAFNDNAWKFMVALLGIRAATATLAPGQDLETASQTQTTIAMVVFTLPLVLTSFVAGFCADRISKRSVILTMKAVEVLLMAAATLALLANPTGGPWALIVLACMGVHSAIFSPAKYGILPELLPHEQLARGNSVLELFTFLAILTGTTAGGFLLAGAGTQPWLAPLALTLLALGGFAAAWAVPPVPPARAAGGLFDTLRGAVSALQADRLLRLAITGAVFFWTIASLVVQNVLIYAKAVLGLSDALATIPSALISVGIGMGAVVVGRLSRSRVEYGLVPLGAAGVATFLLILGWWTPPFSGTLALMIALGMSSALIFIPINALVQWRAPHDRRGSVIALENICVFTGILLGSLSGGVLANAGLSTVGIFLATALATTIGTAWAMWLMPETFLRLVLVLLTHTIYRLRIVGQQHVPVTGGALLIPNHISFVDGFLLIASLDRPIRFIVDAQYVNHRLFKPFMKALQVIPISSEGGPRVILRALREAGHALDAGDLVCIFPEGQITRTGNLLPFRRGFERIVKGRTVPVVPVHLDRVWGSIFSFVGGRFVTKWPERIPYPVTVSFGAPVPAETPAHELRRLVLELGETAWQLRKPARRPLHQAFISTMRRHPFRLAMADATKPHVSSLQALIGAIALARALKTHWQGQQNVGLLLPPTVAGALTTVAATLAGRTCVNLNYTVGKAGLESAVRQAQLRTIVTSRKFIEKAKLELPEGPAILWLEDIGATIGTWQKAAAAALALLAPLRLIESACGQTERVTMDHLATIIFSSGSTGEPKGVMLTHFSIDANVQAVSQVLPLDAEDRILGILPLFHSFGYLVFWYVALNGAATVFHPSPLDVAAIGELCAKHRLTFLVCTPTFLQLYQRRCTPEQFSTLRVVLTGAEKLPLRLCQSFQDRFGIGPIEGYGVTECAPVIAVNCPDFRAAGFYQPASRRGTVGQPLPGVSVRIVDPDSFAILPPGTAGMLLVKGPNVMNGYLGREDLTAQAIRDGWYITGDIATLDDDGFLTITDRLSRFSKIGGEMVPHRRVEDALQLASGEELQVFAVTGIPDERKGEQLAVLHTLTEDRIPAILAKAAADGLPNLFLPSRTHCLKVEALPILGTGKLDLRALKRIALERLGT from the coding sequence TTGCGCGGGCTCCTGATCGCGCAGTTTTGCGGCGCCTTCAACGACAACGCCTGGAAATTCATGGTGGCGCTCCTGGGCATCCGGGCCGCCACGGCCACCCTCGCGCCAGGCCAGGATCTGGAAACGGCATCCCAAACCCAAACGACCATCGCCATGGTCGTCTTTACGCTGCCCCTCGTGCTGACATCCTTCGTGGCTGGGTTTTGCGCCGATCGCATCAGTAAACGTAGCGTCATCCTCACCATGAAAGCGGTGGAGGTCCTCCTCATGGCCGCCGCAACCCTTGCCCTGCTGGCAAATCCGACCGGAGGGCCCTGGGCACTCATCGTGCTTGCCTGCATGGGGGTGCACAGCGCGATCTTCAGTCCGGCTAAATACGGCATTCTTCCCGAACTGCTCCCGCACGAACAACTCGCGCGAGGCAACAGCGTCCTGGAGCTGTTTACCTTCCTGGCCATCCTGACCGGCACGACTGCCGGAGGTTTCCTCTTGGCCGGTGCAGGCACGCAACCCTGGCTGGCTCCCCTCGCGTTAACCCTGCTGGCCCTGGGCGGTTTCGCCGCAGCCTGGGCCGTTCCGCCGGTGCCGCCTGCGCGCGCGGCAGGCGGACTCTTCGACACATTGCGCGGAGCCGTCTCGGCCTTGCAGGCAGATCGACTGCTGCGCCTCGCCATCACCGGGGCGGTGTTTTTCTGGACCATCGCCAGCCTGGTCGTCCAGAACGTGTTGATCTATGCGAAGGCCGTGCTGGGCCTCTCGGATGCACTGGCGACCATTCCCTCTGCCTTGATCTCGGTAGGCATCGGGATGGGAGCAGTTGTCGTCGGGCGGCTCTCCCGCTCACGGGTTGAATACGGGCTGGTGCCCCTGGGAGCGGCCGGCGTCGCCACCTTCCTTCTGATCCTCGGCTGGTGGACACCTCCGTTCAGCGGCACTCTCGCGCTCATGATCGCATTAGGCATGTCGAGTGCGCTCATCTTCATTCCCATCAATGCCCTGGTGCAGTGGCGTGCGCCCCACGACCGGCGGGGATCGGTCATCGCGCTCGAAAACATTTGTGTCTTTACCGGCATTTTGCTGGGTTCGTTGAGCGGCGGCGTACTGGCGAACGCCGGCCTCTCGACCGTCGGCATTTTCCTCGCCACCGCTCTCGCCACCACAATCGGAACGGCCTGGGCGATGTGGCTCATGCCTGAAACGTTCCTGCGATTGGTCCTCGTGCTGCTGACGCATACCATCTACCGATTGCGTATCGTCGGACAGCAGCACGTGCCGGTGACGGGCGGCGCCCTGCTCATCCCCAACCACATTTCCTTCGTCGATGGTTTTCTGCTGATCGCCAGCCTGGATCGTCCCATCCGGTTCATCGTCGATGCGCAATACGTCAATCACCGCCTCTTCAAACCATTCATGAAGGCGTTGCAGGTGATTCCGATTTCGTCCGAGGGCGGTCCCCGTGTGATTCTTCGCGCCTTACGCGAGGCTGGTCATGCACTCGATGCCGGAGACCTTGTCTGCATTTTTCCTGAGGGCCAAATCACGCGTACCGGTAACCTCTTGCCATTTCGCCGCGGATTCGAACGGATCGTCAAAGGCCGCACAGTGCCGGTTGTGCCGGTTCATCTGGATCGCGTCTGGGGCAGCATTTTTAGTTTTGTCGGGGGACGATTCGTCACCAAATGGCCGGAGCGTATTCCCTATCCGGTCACCGTCTCCTTCGGCGCCCCGGTTCCAGCCGAGACGCCCGCACACGAACTGCGCCGCCTCGTCCTCGAACTCGGTGAAACCGCTTGGCAACTACGGAAACCGGCCAGGCGCCCGTTACATCAGGCCTTCATCAGCACCATGCGTCGGCATCCCTTCCGCCTGGCGATGGCCGATGCGACGAAACCACATGTATCCTCGCTCCAGGCTTTGATCGGCGCGATTGCCCTGGCTCGCGCGCTGAAGACCCACTGGCAGGGGCAACAGAATGTCGGCCTGCTGTTACCGCCCACCGTGGCAGGGGCGCTGACGACAGTTGCCGCCACACTCGCGGGCCGCACCTGCGTGAACCTCAACTACACCGTGGGGAAAGCCGGACTGGAATCGGCCGTCCGCCAGGCGCAACTGCGAACCATCGTCACCAGTCGCAAGTTCATCGAGAAAGCCAAACTCGAACTCCCGGAGGGACCGGCGATACTCTGGCTGGAGGACATCGGCGCCACCATCGGCACGTGGCAGAAAGCCGCCGCGGCCGCCCTCGCCCTACTCGCCCCGCTTCGCCTCATCGAATCGGCCTGCGGTCAGACTGAACGTGTGACGATGGATCACCTCGCCACCATCATCTTCAGCAGCGGGAGCACCGGCGAACCGAAGGGCGTGATGCTCACCCACTTCAGCATCGACGCAAATGTGCAGGCCGTCTCGCAAGTGCTCCCCTTGGATGCGGAGGATCGAATTCTGGGCATCCTCCCGCTCTTCCATTCATTCGGCTATTTGGTCTTCTGGTACGTCGCACTCAATGGCGCCGCGACCGTCTTTCACCCCTCGCCGCTCGATGTGGCGGCTATCGGAGAACTCTGCGCCAAACATCGCCTGACGTTTCTGGTCTGCACTCCCACCTTTCTTCAGCTCTATCAGCGTCGCTGCACCCCGGAACAGTTCAGCACGCTGCGAGTGGTGCTCACGGGGGCGGAGAAATTGCCCCTTCGTCTCTGCCAATCGTTCCAAGACCGGTTCGGCATCGGCCCGATCGAGGGCTATGGCGTCACCGAATGCGCCCCGGTGATTGCTGTGAATTGTCCCGACTTCCGGGCCGCCGGATTCTACCAACCGGCCTCCCGTCGTGGCACGGTCGGCCAACCCCTTCCCGGCGTCTCAGTCCGCATCGTCGATCCGGACAGCTTCGCCATCCTCCCGCCCGGCACAGCCGGCATGTTGCTCGTCAAGGGGCCGAATGTGATGAACGGCTATCTGGGCCGCGAAGATTTGACCGCCCAGGCGATCCGTGACGGCTGGTATATTACCGGGGACATCGCCACACTCGATGACGATGGGTTTTTGACCATCACGGATCGCCTGTCGCGTTTCTCAAAAATCGGCGGTGAAATGGTGCCGCATCGACGGGTGGAGGACGCCCTCCAATTGGCTTCCGGTGAAGAGCTGCAAGTCTTTGCCGTCACCGGGATACCGGATGAGCGCAAAGGGGAACAGTTGGCTGTGCTCCATACACTCACCGAAGACCGGATTCCAGCCATCCTAGCCAAAGCGGCGGCGGACGGCCTTCCCAATCTGTTCCTTCCCTCGCGCACCCATTGCCTCAAAGTCGAGGCACTCCCGATCCTGGGAACGGGTAAACTGGATCTCAGAGCCCTCAAACGAATCGCGTTGGAACGGCTAGGAACATGA
- a CDS encoding MutS family DNA mismatch repair protein, translating into MTPNTETTPSRYLPAREQSLVRMLRRLTRIETDGRRVSQRFTTWRLTIFAAGLFGSIIPHKLGWTLLGNAILAGSFLLFLIVAWYHNRLEDRLHRLRRWQGIKQVHLARMRLSWGDIPLRPVAVPERHGYATDLDLTGPHSLLHLINTTISSQGQERLTSWFFDQPPQSTQWAHRQALIRELAPLSLLRDRLSLEAQAVEDADIDGRRLLAVLQKRVDSPSFIPMLVTETVLALATAGLMLADLIYGIGNYWMLSFGVYAILFLSVRSRSEEIFDHAQSLHRQLERLSAVLGYLERRSYRATPRLAELCRPLLQQSTRPSTSLKRAASLMNRLSVRAHPLVHYLINAVGPWDLYHTYHLQHLQDRIAAVAPQWFELLAELDAAAALATFAYLHPDYPWPSLQQPNESGHPNGAGPILDAQELAHPLISAKTRVANTIVFQGRGRMFLVTGSNMSGKSTFLRTIGINTCLAQAGAPVCATSFHWSLVRIGSCIRVDDSLDGGLSFFYAEVKRLKTILDSTRDLQGPPVLWLIDEVFKGTNNRERLIGGRALIAALAGGNGFGLVTTHDLELAELETQLPQVTNVHFQETVAEGALHFDYRLKPGPCPTTNALRIMALEGLPIESPPTTSR; encoded by the coding sequence ATGACACCCAATACAGAAACCACACCATCACGATATTTGCCGGCGCGAGAACAGAGTCTGGTGCGAATGCTGCGCCGCCTGACACGAATAGAAACGGATGGCCGCCGTGTCAGCCAACGGTTCACCACCTGGCGTCTCACAATTTTTGCCGCTGGACTCTTCGGCTCCATCATTCCACACAAACTGGGATGGACCCTGCTCGGCAACGCCATACTCGCAGGCAGCTTCCTGCTGTTCCTCATAGTGGCCTGGTATCATAACAGGCTCGAAGATCGCTTGCACCGACTCCGCCGCTGGCAGGGCATCAAACAGGTGCACCTCGCGCGCATGCGCCTAAGCTGGGGCGACATTCCGCTTCGCCCGGTCGCGGTGCCTGAACGGCATGGGTACGCCACCGACCTCGACCTTACCGGCCCGCATTCACTCCTGCACCTCATCAACACCACCATCTCGTCGCAGGGGCAGGAACGGCTCACATCGTGGTTCTTCGATCAACCGCCGCAATCGACGCAATGGGCACACCGGCAGGCTCTCATCAGGGAATTGGCGCCGCTTTCCCTGCTCAGAGACCGGTTGTCCTTGGAGGCGCAAGCAGTGGAAGACGCCGATATCGACGGCCGACGACTCCTCGCGGTACTCCAGAAGCGAGTCGACAGTCCCAGCTTCATCCCCATGTTGGTGACTGAAACTGTCCTGGCCCTCGCGACGGCTGGGCTCATGCTGGCCGATCTCATCTACGGAATCGGCAACTATTGGATGTTGTCGTTCGGGGTCTATGCAATCCTGTTTCTCTCCGTTCGCAGCCGCTCGGAAGAAATCTTCGACCATGCCCAATCGTTGCACCGGCAACTGGAGCGGCTCAGCGCAGTCCTGGGGTATCTGGAGCGACGATCCTACCGTGCCACCCCACGGCTAGCGGAACTGTGCCGGCCGCTCCTGCAGCAGTCCACCCGTCCCTCCACCTCGCTGAAGCGGGCCGCCTCCCTGATGAACCGGCTCAGCGTGCGGGCCCACCCGCTGGTGCATTACCTCATCAACGCCGTCGGCCCCTGGGATCTCTACCACACCTATCATCTGCAGCACTTGCAGGACCGGATTGCCGCCGTCGCGCCGCAGTGGTTCGAACTGCTGGCCGAATTGGACGCCGCTGCCGCCCTGGCGACATTCGCCTACCTGCACCCGGACTACCCCTGGCCTTCGCTACAGCAGCCGAATGAGTCCGGCCATCCCAACGGTGCGGGACCGATCCTCGATGCACAGGAACTGGCCCACCCCCTCATCTCCGCGAAGACCCGCGTGGCGAATACCATTGTATTTCAGGGGCGCGGACGCATGTTTCTCGTGACCGGGTCCAACATGTCAGGGAAGAGCACCTTTCTCAGAACCATCGGTATCAACACCTGTCTCGCGCAGGCAGGAGCTCCGGTGTGTGCCACATCCTTCCATTGGTCCCTGGTGCGCATCGGCAGCTGCATTCGAGTGGACGATTCCCTCGACGGCGGCCTCTCATTTTTTTATGCCGAGGTGAAACGGCTCAAGACCATTCTCGACAGCACGCGAGATCTCCAGGGACCGCCCGTGCTCTGGCTGATCGATGAGGTGTTCAAAGGGACTAACAACCGGGAACGGCTCATCGGAGGACGCGCCCTCATCGCCGCCCTGGCAGGCGGGAACGGGTTCGGTTTGGTCACCACGCATGATCTCGAACTGGCTGAATTGGAAACACAACTTCCTCAGGTCACCAACGTGCACTTCCAGGAAACCGTGGCGGAAGGCGCGTTGCACTTCGACTATCGATTGAAACCAGGCCCCTGCCCCACCACCAATGCGCTACGAATCATGGCACTCGAAGGGCTACCGATAGAAAGTCCACCGACAACGTCGCGATAG
- a CDS encoding 50S ribosomal protein L11 methyltransferase yields the protein MASTSKTYDCNADAPATPGSGDWIQVDVQTSLDAGELLGMLNDPEVTGAWQEQDWIHLYWPAARCGPDTWQGLRLALTQLGHPETAGAITINRLADQDWNAQWSRLVEPIRIGHVVIRPSWKTVALNPGDIELIIDPKQAFGTGHHATTQLLIDWLQGVVTPADRVLDVGTGSGILAMVALRLGAAEAVGEDFDPVAIECARDYAQVNGFDARLTLAVEYAQTQKPHHGFEPTLVLANLDRQTLLNAAETLCGYAAGGARLLLSGLLADQRVEIEAAYAEHGVYVRAWRERDGWIALDASGMESCDGGLCS from the coding sequence ATGGCGTCAACCTCGAAGACATATGATTGTAACGCTGATGCACCCGCCACGCCGGGTTCAGGCGACTGGATCCAAGTCGATGTGCAGACCTCGCTGGATGCCGGTGAACTTCTCGGGATGCTGAACGATCCGGAAGTGACCGGCGCGTGGCAGGAACAGGACTGGATCCATCTGTATTGGCCTGCGGCCCGTTGTGGACCGGATACGTGGCAGGGCCTGAGGCTTGCGTTGACTCAGCTGGGGCATCCCGAAACGGCCGGCGCGATCACGATCAATCGCCTGGCGGACCAAGATTGGAATGCCCAATGGTCGCGTTTGGTGGAGCCGATCAGAATCGGGCATGTGGTCATCAGGCCAAGTTGGAAAACGGTGGCGCTGAACCCCGGCGACATCGAATTGATCATCGATCCCAAGCAGGCATTCGGCACCGGCCACCATGCCACGACTCAACTGCTGATCGACTGGCTGCAAGGGGTGGTGACGCCCGCGGATCGCGTGCTGGATGTGGGAACCGGCAGCGGTATATTGGCGATGGTGGCCCTCCGGCTCGGGGCCGCAGAGGCGGTCGGGGAGGATTTCGATCCGGTGGCGATTGAGTGCGCGCGAGACTATGCTCAGGTCAACGGGTTCGATGCCCGACTGACGTTGGCGGTGGAATATGCCCAGACGCAGAAGCCGCATCACGGATTCGAGCCTACTCTGGTCCTCGCCAATTTAGACCGGCAGACCCTGCTCAACGCCGCAGAGACGCTCTGTGGATATGCCGCAGGCGGGGCGCGCCTGCTGCTGTCCGGTCTATTGGCCGATCAGCGGGTTGAGATTGAAGCCGCCTATGCCGAGCATGGAGTCTATGTGAGGGCATGGAGAGAACGGGACGGATGGATCGCCCTGGACGCGAGCGGTATGGAGTCCTGTGATGGCGGACTCTGCTCCTGA
- a CDS encoding MOSC domain-containing protein: MADSAPDDQIPQRVIPYVHQVSLSDGGVPKSAALCAQVTRDGLVGDRQRNRKYHGGPDRALCLFSLEVIEALRAEGHSIGPGSSGENLTLAGLDWFLMRPGDRLRIGEQVQLELTSYTTPCRYNAQWFKGGDYERIDEEAHPGWSRLYARVLHEGTVRPGDRVVVERMKQVG, translated from the coding sequence ATGGCGGACTCTGCTCCTGACGATCAGATACCCCAGCGGGTGATTCCATACGTGCATCAGGTGAGCCTGTCCGACGGCGGGGTGCCGAAGTCGGCTGCGCTGTGTGCGCAGGTGACGCGTGATGGATTAGTCGGCGATCGTCAACGCAACCGGAAGTATCACGGCGGGCCGGATCGGGCCCTGTGCCTGTTCTCCCTGGAGGTCATCGAAGCCCTTCGCGCGGAAGGTCATTCGATCGGGCCCGGGTCGTCCGGGGAGAACCTCACCCTGGCGGGGCTCGACTGGTTCCTCATGCGGCCTGGCGATCGACTTCGAATCGGTGAGCAGGTGCAGCTGGAGCTGACGAGTTATACGACACCCTGTCGATACAATGCGCAGTGGTTCAAGGGCGGGGACTATGAACGAATTGACGAGGAGGCGCACCCCGGATGGAGCCGGCTCTATGCGCGGGTTCTTCACGAAGGGACGGTGCGGCCCGGCGATCGCGTGGTGGTGGAACGAATGAAGCAGGTAGGTTGA
- a CDS encoding class I SAM-dependent methyltransferase — MKRVLEPELMDDAAQARAYAKADFAEENQGFVDRFREYFPDWAGGHIVDLGCGPADIPIRLLRSFPGARVTAVDASRPMLDLAAEAIAGAGLADRITLRCERFQSLTLSEQADALLSNSLLHHVPNPLQFWFYLKQWAKPGACVLVMDLLRPDSPEAAQALVDQYAGDEDPILKRDFYNSLLAAFTEDEVAAQLAEMNLSRLLIDVPDDRHWVVGGVLL, encoded by the coding sequence ATGAAGCGAGTGCTGGAACCGGAACTGATGGACGATGCGGCTCAGGCCCGCGCCTATGCGAAAGCGGATTTCGCGGAGGAAAATCAGGGCTTCGTCGATCGTTTTCGCGAATACTTTCCCGATTGGGCCGGTGGTCATATCGTCGATTTGGGGTGTGGACCGGCGGATATCCCGATTCGTTTGCTCCGTTCCTTCCCGGGGGCGCGCGTGACGGCCGTCGATGCCAGCCGTCCAATGCTCGATCTGGCGGCAGAGGCTATTGCCGGTGCAGGCCTGGCAGATCGCATCACCCTCCGCTGTGAGCGGTTTCAGTCACTCACTCTCTCTGAACAGGCCGATGCGCTGCTGTCCAATAGTCTCCTGCACCATGTCCCGAATCCGCTGCAGTTTTGGTTTTACCTCAAGCAATGGGCCAAGCCGGGCGCCTGTGTTCTGGTGATGGATCTCTTGCGGCCGGATTCCCCTGAGGCGGCTCAGGCCTTAGTGGACCAATATGCAGGCGACGAAGATCCGATCTTGAAGCGCGACTTTTACAACTCGCTGCTGGCCGCCTTTACCGAGGATGAGGTTGCGGCGCAACTGGCCGAGATGAACCTCTCCCGGCTCCTCATCGACGTGCCGGACGACCGGCATTGGGTCGTCGGTGGCGTCCTTCTGTAA
- a CDS encoding formylglycine-generating enzyme family protein, producing MVEIPEGHFLMGANGTDALEDERPQHRLWLDRYEMDLYEVTIGHYATFLAQAHQSPPWQWESVDLARHHDRPVIGVSWFDAEAYCRWRGARLPTEAEWEKAARGNDGRLFPWGSQSPTDGAANFGLGARFSYSQVLAPVQGYEAGRSPYGVFQMAGNVGEWVADWYGANIYEARALKNPTGPEQGTFRVVRGGSWSDLPKYLLTYARGKLSPDTQNSYTGFRCARTVVPITSP from the coding sequence ATGGTGGAAATTCCTGAGGGCCACTTTCTGATGGGAGCTAATGGCACGGATGCCTTGGAGGATGAACGGCCGCAGCATCGCCTGTGGTTGGATCGGTATGAAATGGATCTCTACGAGGTGACGATTGGGCACTATGCCACGTTTCTGGCGCAGGCACACCAGTCGCCGCCGTGGCAATGGGAGTCAGTCGATCTGGCCCGGCATCACGATCGTCCGGTCATTGGCGTCAGCTGGTTCGATGCGGAGGCCTATTGTCGCTGGCGAGGCGCACGTCTCCCGACCGAAGCCGAATGGGAGAAGGCGGCGCGGGGGAACGATGGTCGATTATTTCCCTGGGGCAGCCAATCTCCGACCGATGGTGCGGCGAATTTCGGACTTGGCGCGAGGTTCAGCTACAGTCAGGTGTTAGCGCCTGTTCAGGGATACGAGGCCGGTCGCAGCCCCTACGGGGTATTTCAGATGGCGGGGAATGTCGGGGAGTGGGTGGCCGATTGGTACGGGGCGAATATCTATGAAGCCAGGGCGTTGAAGAATCCCACGGGACCTGAGCAGGGCACATTTCGCGTCGTGCGGGGCGGGTCTTGGTCGGATTTGCCGAAGTATCTATTGACCTATGCTCGGGGGAAGTTGTCGCCGGACACTCAAAATAGCTATACGGGATTTCGCTGTGCCAGGACGGTCGTTCCGATCACTTCACCATGA
- a CDS encoding fibronectin type III domain-containing protein, whose amino-acid sequence MMKTPTSVFVIGAFGCLSSALLSAGVPSHATAADSTTTLSLLQQSSLAAAVTKAQGSGTAPILPNPTALVLTAQKGRPAVGTLTLKKSSADQHTYYISTNQSWVWLNPPYGSTQSITSETDQLMITAQTANLPTGTHSAVVYVVDSGPNNFTNMLRIPVTLTVTSSPVTPPAPTSPTAVPPPPPTPIVLTPPPPPTPVAVPPAPAPVTPPVVADSGIATTPMALVLTAAKGGTAVGTLALRKQGAAQHVYSLSTNQPWVWMNPPYGSTQTISTEADQLVITAQTANLPTGTHSAVVYIVESGPNNFRNMLRIPVTLTVTASSVAPPSPTPPAVTPPLAKPVALTPPPPPTPVAVPPPPAPSPTPPAPVTAATGPIQVSPSSLSLTSASAVGTLTLRKTGTDQHVYSLSTNQPWIWMNPPYGSTQTISTEADQIVVTAKTTGLAAGTYSAVVYIVESGPNNFSNMLRVPVTVTIAAGQTAATSPSAPTTPTVTAPPPPPPSPPAPLPVATTSTTSTITSATVSWTANSEADLAGYRVYVGTRSGSYGFAGPFEVSNRTSFTVTNLPVGTTYFFAVSAFDKSGNESAKSAEISKSLF is encoded by the coding sequence ATGATGAAGACGCCCACGAGTGTGTTTGTGATCGGTGCATTCGGTTGTTTGTCTTCAGCCCTTCTCTCTGCAGGGGTGCCGTCCCACGCAACGGCCGCGGACAGCACCACCACACTGAGCCTGCTGCAACAGTCGTCGCTTGCCGCAGCCGTCACGAAGGCCCAAGGTAGCGGAACCGCCCCCATCCTACCGAATCCAACAGCATTGGTCTTGACGGCGCAGAAGGGCAGGCCCGCTGTCGGCACGCTCACGCTGAAGAAATCCAGTGCAGATCAGCACACGTACTACATCAGCACGAACCAGTCGTGGGTCTGGTTGAATCCGCCCTACGGCAGCACCCAGTCCATCACTTCTGAAACCGATCAGTTGATGATTACGGCCCAAACCGCCAACTTGCCGACCGGCACCCATTCGGCAGTGGTGTATGTGGTGGACTCAGGGCCCAACAACTTCACCAACATGCTGCGGATCCCGGTCACCCTCACCGTCACGAGTTCACCGGTCACCCCCCCGGCACCCACGAGCCCTACAGCGGTGCCCCCACCGCCACCAACGCCTATCGTCCTGACACCGCCCCCACCACCAACTCCCGTGGCCGTACCACCAGCCCCGGCGCCCGTCACGCCGCCGGTGGTCGCAGACAGCGGGATCGCCACAACCCCCATGGCGCTCGTGCTCACGGCGGCCAAAGGGGGAACGGCTGTGGGGACCCTGGCTTTGCGTAAACAGGGAGCGGCCCAACACGTCTATTCTCTGAGCACCAATCAACCGTGGGTCTGGATGAATCCGCCCTACGGCAGCACCCAAACGATCTCCACTGAGGCCGATCAGCTGGTGATTACGGCCCAAACCGCCAACTTGCCGACCGGCACCCATTCGGCGGTGGTCTACATCGTCGAATCAGGACCGAACAACTTCCGGAACATGCTGCGGATTCCGGTCACCCTGACCGTGACAGCTTCCTCCGTCGCACCACCGTCCCCCACGCCGCCGGCAGTCACGCCGCCCCTCGCTAAACCGGTGGCCCTGACGCCTCCCCCACCGCCGACGCCTGTGGCCGTGCCGCCCCCGCCGGCTCCATCACCGACTCCCCCGGCACCGGTGACCGCCGCTACTGGACCGATCCAGGTCAGTCCGTCTTCGCTGTCACTGACAAGTGCCAGTGCAGTCGGCACCTTAACCCTTCGCAAGACAGGAACCGATCAGCACGTCTATTCACTCAGCACCAATCAACCGTGGATCTGGATGAATCCGCCGTACGGCAGCACCCAAACGATCTCCACTGAGGCCGATCAAATTGTGGTGACCGCCAAGACCACAGGCCTTGCGGCAGGAACCTACTCTGCGGTCGTGTATATCGTCGAGTCCGGGCCGAATAATTTCTCCAATATGCTACGCGTCCCGGTGACCGTTACGATTGCCGCAGGCCAAACCGCTGCGACATCGCCTTCGGCGCCGACCACACCGACGGTGACCGCTCCACCACCACCGCCCCCCAGTCCGCCGGCCCCGCTGCCGGTCGCGACCACATCGACGACGTCCACGATTACCAGCGCCACGGTCAGTTGGACTGCAAATTCCGAGGCTGACCTCGCCGGGTACCGGGTCTACGTCGGAACGCGATCGGGCAGTTATGGATTCGCCGGCCCCTTCGAGGTGAGCAACCGGACCAGCTTTACGGTCACCAATCTACCGGTCGGTACAACCTACTTCTTTGCCGTATCGGCTTTCGACAAGTCGGGGAACGAGAGTGCCAAGTCTGCGGAGATCAGCAAGAGCCTGTTCTAA
- a CDS encoding alpha/beta fold hydrolase: MEETVFFHDTPGHRIAAVLARPDEPTDHVAVLCHGFLSHKNSSSNQALTALLIGRGIATLRFDCFGHGDSDGPFAKLTTTIGVGQALAALHYLLTRGYHRLALVGSSFGGLISILAAADWTQAHTAKPASIPPLACLALKCPVVDFGEELRLELGEDGLQEWKQTDTIPDLHGGATRLPLDYTFYQDALNRIAYEPARTITVPTLIVQGDRDEYVPLHQSQRLFEALPGPKRLEILAGADHRFTKTSDFQRMLTLLTEWVSRHPMA, encoded by the coding sequence ATGGAAGAGACCGTCTTTTTCCACGACACGCCAGGCCACCGCATCGCCGCGGTCCTGGCGAGACCGGATGAGCCAACCGATCACGTAGCCGTGCTCTGCCACGGATTCCTGTCACACAAAAATAGTTCGAGCAATCAGGCCCTGACCGCACTGTTGATCGGCAGGGGGATCGCCACGCTCCGATTTGATTGCTTCGGGCACGGCGACAGCGACGGCCCGTTCGCCAAATTGACCACGACGATTGGAGTCGGCCAAGCCCTCGCAGCCCTGCACTACCTGTTGACCCGTGGATATCACCGGCTCGCACTCGTCGGCTCCAGCTTCGGCGGCCTGATCTCGATCCTCGCCGCGGCTGACTGGACACAAGCGCACACCGCGAAGCCGGCATCCATTCCACCGCTCGCCTGTCTGGCGTTGAAATGTCCCGTCGTCGACTTCGGAGAAGAACTTCGCTTGGAGCTCGGGGAGGATGGTCTGCAAGAATGGAAACAAACCGACACCATTCCCGATCTTCACGGAGGTGCCACACGCCTGCCCCTCGACTATACCTTCTACCAGGACGCCCTCAACCGGATTGCCTATGAACCGGCCCGAACCATCACGGTGCCAACACTGATCGTCCAGGGCGATCGTGATGAATATGTGCCACTCCACCAGAGCCAGCGACTCTTCGAAGCCTTACCTGGCCCCAAACGATTGGAGATACTCGCAGGGGCTGATCACCGCTTCACAAAGACCTCGGATTTTCAACGGATGCTGACGCTCCTCACTGAGTGGGTCTCTCGACATCCGATGGCCTGA